A window from Triticum aestivum cultivar Chinese Spring chromosome 6D, IWGSC CS RefSeq v2.1, whole genome shotgun sequence encodes these proteins:
- the LOC123145270 gene encoding AT-hook motif nuclear-localized protein 25, giving the protein MAGMDPGGGSPGAGSSRYFHHLLRPQQQQPSPLSPNSHVKMEHSKMSSPDKAPVGEADAGGSGGGAGGDQPSSSAMVPVDGGSGGGGSGGSGGPTRRPRGRPAGSKNKPKPPIIVTRDSPNALHSHVLEVSAGADIVDCVAEYARRRGRGVCVLSGGGAVVNVALRQPGASPPGSVVATLRGRFEILSLTGTVLPPPAPPGASGLTVFLSGGQGQVIGGSVVGTLVAAGPVVLMAASFSNAVYERLPLEGEEEEVAAAAAGAEAQDQVAQSGGPPGQQPAASQSSGVTGGDAGGMSLYNLAGGNVGNYQLPGDNFGAWGGGGGGVRPPF; this is encoded by the coding sequence ATGGCCGGGATGGACCCTGGCGGGGGCAGCCCGGGCGCCGGCAgctcccgctacttccaccacctgCTCcgcccgcagcagcagcagccctcGCCGCTCTCGCCCAACTCCCACGTCAAGATGGAGCACTCCAAGATGTCGTCGCCCGACAAGGCCCCCGTGGGCGAGGCCGACGCCGGCGGGAGCGGCGGCGGTGCAGGCGGTGACCAGCCGTCGTCGTCTGCCATGGTCCCGGTCGACGGTGGCagcggaggaggcggcagcggcggctcgggcgggcccACCCGCCGTCCGCGCGGCCGACCCGCGGGGTCCAAGAACAAGCCCAAGCCGCCCATCATCGTGACGCGCGACAGCCCCAACGCGCTGCACTCACACGTCCTCGAGGTCTCCGCGGGGGCCGATATCGTCGACTGCGTCGCCGAGTAcgcgcgccgccgcggccgcggcgTCTGCGTGCtgagcggcggcggcgccgtcgtcAACGTTGCGCTCCGCCAGCCGGGCGCGTCGCCCCCGGGCAGCGTGGTGGCCACGCTCCGGGGCCGGTTCGAGATCCTGTCGCTCACCGGCACGGtgctgccgccgcccgcgccccctgGCGCCAGTGGCCTCACCGTGTTCCTCTCCGGTGGGCAGGGCCAGGTGATCGGCGGTAGCGTGGTGGGAACTCTGGTCGCCGCGGGGCCCGTCGTCCTGATGGCCGCGTCGTTCTCGAACGCCGTGTACGAGCggctcccgctggagggggaggaagaggaggtggcagccgccgccgctggagcGGAAGCGCAAGATCAAGTGGCTCAGTCAGGTGGGCCTCCAGGGCAGCAGCCGGCGGCATCACAGTCCTCCGGCGTGACTGGAGGCGATGCTGGCGGCATGTCGCTCTACAACCTTGCCGGCGGGAATGTGGGGAACTACCAGCTTCCCGGAGACAACTTTGGAGCctggggtggcggcggtggcggagtcagGCCACCGTTCTGA